AACAGTTTAACAGAGAGCGACTTTACCAAGCGCAAGGAGTTGCAGGAGTTAAATCTGTAACTTCACTATATATTGGGATGGGACAGTGGCGAAATCCCACAAACCGGACTACGCGAGCAATTTTAATTTTTGGCATAGATCCGGGATCTATAACATTTAATTTGCCAGATGTCAATCAGAATTTGGCTCAGCTTCAAATGTTCAATAATGTGTTATTTGACCAAGCTTCTAGACCTGAGTATGGGGAGATTGCAAATATTTTTAACAAACAATCTACCCTCGAAACTGAACTAAACAAGCGCAATATTCAAGTGGGAGGAGTTTTCACTATGGGTACATCCTTCGTGGCGGATGGCAATGTAATCGCTAGCGATTCTACTTTCATGAACTTATTTCCTGAACGTAAACCGGATCAAATTGATGTGGGTTTAATTCAGTTGCAACCAGGGGCAGATATTCTGAAAGCTCAGTCTATGTTGAAAGGAATTTTGCCGGATGATGTCAAGGTTCTGACATTAGCGGAATTTGCAGAAATTGAAAAAGCTTATTGGGGAAATGCGACTCCGATCGGCTTTATTTTCGGATTTGGTACAATTATCGGATTCATTGTTGGTTTGATTATTGTTTACCAAATCCTTTATTCGGATGTTTCCGATCACTTGGCTGAGTACGCGACTTTAAAAGCAATGGGATATAGCGATCGCTATTTAGTAGGTGTCTTAGTTCAGGAAGCTTTACTATTAGCTGTTTTGGGTTTTATGCCGGGAATTGTTTTGGCTAACGGGCTGTATTCTTTGGCACAATCTGCTACTTTGCTGCCAATTGCGATGACGGCAAGTCGAGCGACTACTGTTTTGGGTTTGACGATTGTGATGTGTACTGGTTCTGGGGCGCTTGCTTTGCGGAAATTGCGATCGGCAGATCCAGCAGATATTTTCTAGAATTCAAAAAAAGCCTGCCTCACACCCAAAATTAGGTTCGTAGTGAGGACTTTAGTCCGCATCCAAGAGAGGACTTAAATCCCCACTACAAACCTCATTGCTCGGGTTTGTAATGAGGACTTTAGTCCGCAGAAAAGAAAGGACTGAAGTCCTCACTACAAACATAAAAAAAAAAACAAATTACTATGCAAACCCTAAATTATTCCGCCAATTTCGACGAAACTATCACAAATCTACCTGTAATCTCAGTCAAAAATCTCAACCATTATTTCGGTAAAGGTAGCCTGAAAAAACAAGCTTTATTTGACATTAATCTGGATATCAATTCTGGGGAAATAGTAATTATGACGGGGCCTTCGGGTTCTGGAAAAACAACTTTATTGACGATGTTAGGAGGCTTGCGTTCGGCTCAAGAAGGGAGTCTCAAAATTTTGGGGGAAGAAATACGTGGCGCTAGTAAGAATCAGTTAACTAAGTTGAGAAAGCAAATTGGTTATATTTTTCAAGCGCATAACTTGATGACGTTTTTGACGGCTAAGCAAAATGTGCGGATGTCTTTGGAGCTACACAAGGAAATGTTAAATCAGAATATGGATGCTTTGTCAATATCTATGTTGGAAGCTGTGGGTTTGACCGATCGCGTTAATTATTACCCAGAAAATCTATCGGGAGGACAAAAACAAAGGGTGGCGATCGCCCGGGCGTTAGTCAGCCGCCCTAAAATAGTGTTAGCCGATGAACCTACGGCGGCTTTAGACAAACAATCCGGGCGAGATGTGGTGGAAATCATGCAGAAACTAGCAAAGGAACAAGGCTGTACGATTTTGCTAGTGACGCACGATAACCGGATTCTCGATATTGCCGATCGCATTATCTACATGGAAGACGGGCGTTTAGTCACAAATTTAGCCGATCGACCTTAATTGACATATTCACTAGACAAGATTGCAAAAGTCCTTTTTATCAAATTTTGGGACGGGCTCTCCGGCCCATCCCACAACAAAAGACAATATTGTGGGACGGGCCGGAGAGCCCGTCCTAATTATTTTTGTAAAATGTTCATGACTTAGCTGGGCCCACAGCCTCGATCGCAGCTTCTAGGGCGATCGAAACATGAGTCCAATGAGTTCCCCCTTGACAAAAAGCCACATATGGTTCTCTCAGAGGCCCATCCGCGGAAAACTCCGACGTACTCCCATCAATAAAAGTACCCCCAGCCATCACCAACTG
The sequence above is drawn from the Microcoleus sp. bin38.metabat.b11b12b14.051 genome and encodes:
- the devC gene encoding ABC transporter permease DevC; protein product: MFRKTPLAWLQVTREKTRLAVAIAGIAFADILIFVQLGFQEALFDSAVKPHESLQTDLVLINPQFETFAAVKQFNRERLYQAQGVAGVKSVTSLYIGMGQWRNPTNRTTRAILIFGIDPGSITFNLPDVNQNLAQLQMFNNVLFDQASRPEYGEIANIFNKQSTLETELNKRNIQVGGVFTMGTSFVADGNVIASDSTFMNLFPERKPDQIDVGLIQLQPGADILKAQSMLKGILPDDVKVLTLAEFAEIEKAYWGNATPIGFIFGFGTIIGFIVGLIIVYQILYSDVSDHLAEYATLKAMGYSDRYLVGVLVQEALLLAVLGFMPGIVLANGLYSLAQSATLLPIAMTASRATTVLGLTIVMCTGSGALALRKLRSADPADIF
- a CDS encoding DevA family ABC transporter ATP-binding protein, which translates into the protein MQTLNYSANFDETITNLPVISVKNLNHYFGKGSLKKQALFDINLDINSGEIVIMTGPSGSGKTTLLTMLGGLRSAQEGSLKILGEEIRGASKNQLTKLRKQIGYIFQAHNLMTFLTAKQNVRMSLELHKEMLNQNMDALSISMLEAVGLTDRVNYYPENLSGGQKQRVAIARALVSRPKIVLADEPTAALDKQSGRDVVEIMQKLAKEQGCTILLVTHDNRILDIADRIIYMEDGRLVTNLADRP